Within Anolis sagrei isolate rAnoSag1 chromosome 3, rAnoSag1.mat, whole genome shotgun sequence, the genomic segment AAGGGCTGCAAAAGAACAGCGTCGTGAGCCACATTTTGTCCACTCTTTAGATACTTGTCACTGTTTATTGTTTGATGACCCACCATTTGAAAGTGACAGTTTATACAaatctgagtccccttgtggagagaaggatgggatagaaatgtatgaaataaataaaatatgccagCTTTGATTAATGATGCTTCCATGGTCTAAActtaaatatttatatatcatCCATCAAGAAATGATGCCAGGGAGTTCATTAAACTATAAGAATATATAGAAAAATAGAAGTACagatctgtaaaaaaaaaatctcacattcTGATTCAGTGCAAGGAAAATAGCTTGGTTCAGATATCTTTAACTTGTCAGAGGACTTCTAATACTGATAGAAATCCAGGTGTCTACCACCACTTGCTCCTTTCCACTTCACTCTGAAAGAATGCCCTGGCCTGTCCTCAGCAAATAGAGGTATTATTTTAGAACATGAAGGCTTAATTACATGCCAAACTTTGTGGTATTTGAATTAGGCAATGGGATTTCTTCATAGGCTATTCTCATGTAAGGATACTTCATGGGCAAAAACCAATATTCGAGGTTGTAAAAGAGGTAAAACTGGTGATCCAGAACCACCTCATCAACTATTCTCAAGAGGTTTACGAAGAATTCTTTGACTGACCGAAAAGGTTTGAATGGAGAATAGAAGTTTCTAATTGCAACAGCTACTGTTTTGTTCCCACGTGGTCCAAATATAGTTGTTTCATTTCCCAAATAAGTGGGCTGTCCACTGAAGAGAGTGACGGTGGTATAGTTAGTTTGTATCTTCTTGAAAATAGCTCCAAGTTCAGCCAGTTTTTGATATGTCCGCAATACAAACTTGGAGCATTCGTACGACTCAAACCAAACTCTGGCATTCTTGTCTGGACTCTCTTTGACGGCCCACGTCTCATAGTAAATGCCAGTGTCATTGTCATATTTCACCCACTTCGCCATTTCATTAAACACAGCTCCTgtaagaaggcaggaaagaacgTCATTCTGTTCAGAATTTTACTGCATATTTTCTAAGTTAAAACATCTGCGGCCCAGAAAACAGGGATTTCAGAAGCTATGCAAATAATATTAATGGCTATGGCCTAGGTTACTGTTTTAGTCTGAACTATAATTCTGTTTCAATCTGGACAAGAGTTAactttatttattaaaatgaatAGGTCCACTGATTTCAGTAGGTCTAGTCTAATTTGAAATTGATGTTAAATTAAGCCTCACACAATTATGAATTTGGCACATCTACTGTGCTTCTAGAGATTCACTAGGACTTCAGCACatactctctttttaaaaataatgcacaACATAAATTCCTGTCAAAAATATTCTGATGAACCTTACTGAATAGTCACACTTTTAGACTGTTCCAAGAGGTAATAAAATTGACTACTAGTACAACAAGAATGTAAGTGTAGTTGCAAATAATAACATTTGTCTATCCAAAAACTAGAATGGGGAGAGGAGGAATTGTGCATCTGTATATTTAAAAGTAGGAAAAGAGTTGAAAATGGTTTAAAATGATCCCCTCAAACTTAACATTTtgtaaggaaagaagaagaaattattattattattattattattattattattattattattatttcttacccgcctctcctcatggcttgaggcaggttataacattgctaaaaacacaataatctaaaaacattctataaaatacacatattaaaacatttctacaaaatacatattaaatacacaaaacaaagattaaataaacataagatgcaattttaaaatttgtgattaaaactggctaGGTAAGCCTGCTGGAAAAGGTAAGTCTGCAAATGTGTtataaattccaacagctcatttagctgtcggatctcttctggcaggtcgttccacagtcttggggatAACCACCACAACAACTCACTGCATTGATGTTTTGATAGGTAAGGACTTGGTTACAGAAAAATAATCCATTACAAATCCATTACTTGTAACTCATTGTTTCTGAGCTCTGCTTTTTCTGATCTTTATTGCTCTAGTGTGTGGAGCTCCAGTTTTACTTCAAAGCTGCTGCAGCTCCTGTCTGCTTTgcattatatgtatatgtgtatatatgtgtgtatgtgagagagagggtgtgtgtgtatacacacacactctgcAAAACCCAGCAAATGTGAAAACAGATCCATCCATGATGCTCACACTCCCAACAGGGCTATTTACCTTCATTAAGGTTCTCTGACTAAACAGGGTTGAAGCTTATAAGCAAGGTGTGTAAACACTATAAAACTTCTTCAAGTTCACTAAAATATCTACATATTATAGGAGGGGAGTGAAAGCACTAAGAGTAACAAAACTTCCTGGCACAGTGGGATGTGGGCTTCACTACCAGAAGAGGTCGTTGCAGTTGCCAACTTTAAAAGAGGGTTGGGCAGATTCATGGGGACGGGGCCACTAGGGGCTAGTACTCTGGACAGCCACACCCCACCTCCAGCACAAGGGGCCTCATGTCTATAAATCTGCTGCCAGGGAGTGCTAGATGGAGGGGGCAGCTGTCCTGCTGGTGGCCTTCCCTTATGCAACCAATTGGATGTTATGGAGCAACATGGCTCTTATGTTCTTACTCTCCTTGTCATTATGTATTTTCCTACCATCTTCCCTAAAACAATTGTTGGCCTGTTTCCCACCTTCCACATTCATTGtttggaggggagagggaggcaaCAATGTGCCTACTTCCCCACTTATTGCAATGTATCACAGACTATAGGGACACATACTCTTTCCATTGACAttagggagcaaggaaggaggagagagaaatactGTTTATGAAACAATAGGTATGAAGAGCCCATGTCTCCTATCACACAGTAGACAAGATGGGCCATCAATAGTGGCTGCTAAGAATTGGTACATATCCTCTCCAAAACCTCTTTCATCACAGGGCCTATTTCATGGCTCTGAACTGGCTCTAAATTTCCTAACAATCTCCCCTCCGGAACTTCAGATTCCCCCAAAACGGGACTCTTGTTTTTTCTCCAAAACTATAAAGCACTGAGCACATTCACATGAAAACTCAGCACCCTTCGGCCCCATTGATGCCGTTGGGTTGAGGGAGCAATGGGTTGTTGCAGGAGCCACAGGTGGGGGTCTTCTTTGTTAATTCCAACTAAAGAGGGCCCTTTTAAGCCACTggtgaatggtgagtcaacacagaGGAAATCAGATTGCTTCTGTGGCAGTTCTCAAGTGGCACTGATTATAGGCCACAGAATTTTATTTTTGGCTGAAAAAGGAACCAAGACCTACAACAGGAAGTCACATCCAACCACAATTTCTGGGCTGAAATGAAGGTTTGCAGAGCTTTGGGGTGTTCCTAGCAGCAGCATGTGTGAATTTTGATGTGAAAACCCCCTCTAAAATGGACATTTGAGGAGCTAGGGAAATCTGTGTATCCCCAAAAGATCTCTAGGTGAGCAAATGCTACTGTTTGTTGACTGCACAATTCCCAGCTCTGGGAAGGATATTTTAATCCCCATCTGCTAAAATTATGTTTTTAACACTCCCTTAATGCCCAGCTAATTGCAGAAAAACTATAGCCATTAGCCAGACATGACTGCTTAGGTTTTTAACCAGGCAGATTTCAAATCTCTGTATTTTCCACAGAGGAAAGAACCTCAGTTCAGTTTTTGTCTTGCTTATTATGGTATCACTTCCTCGGTGCTGCTCATACAATTAGTCATTATGGAATGTTTAATGTTTCACTTCCTTTGAAAATGTGGATCTCGGCTCTTAACTACTGACAGACAAGTCTGAGGAACATTATAGGCGCTGCTGACTGATGAGGTTTGCTTCTCTCACAAGCTGTAAGATTTACACTTGGCCAGTGTAAATGAGCAAGGTACTCAAAAGTCAACGTAAACACAGCACACTGTAGAAATGAAGCATGGGATGAGCAGCTGAGGCCATTTACAATGTTTTTGAATTGTAATAAAGCTGTAGGTGAAAAAGAGTCACCTGCCACAAAGGTTCAGTATAGTTAACTTTGTCTTCTGAGATGAAACTGGAAGAAGTCCTTTAGTTTCACTAGAAACATAATGGGTTTCAGGCAGCTGTCCCCCCATGTTTTTATGGATACAAGATCCTGACATTTTCTTCATTGTGCAGCTGAGAAAAATGATCTTGGGACAATTATAATTATCATTAAACTCCCCTGAACTGTGTAACAAGGCCTATGGGAATGCTTGACTGCTTACCTGAGATTGTGGTCACCTGGACCAACGTCCCATTCTCTTTCCAGTGGGCATCATCTATTCCTTCATAGAAGCAGGCAGCTCCTTGGTTGCACCAAAAAGGCGCAAACAGATCGGGCCGTATATGCGGAAATGTACAGTTTCCCAGCTGAAAGAGCTCATACCACTCCATCGTGTAGTTTTTCCCTGTTAAAGTGCTCCTGAAACCGACAGCATCGTGCATGATTTTCTGAAAGAGGCAAACAAGCAACCATGACATGggcaatgtttatttatgtattcattgtgtttataccctgcctttttctCAAGGAGCTTAAGGAAGCAGACACGGCTGTTCTCCTTCCTACTTGATTTTCAGACATCCCTGTGAGGAAGTCACACTGAGGGATTTGTAACTCAGGAGGGATCTACATTTGGATTTCCCAAATCTAACAGCTTGCAAGTGTTACAGAGTTTGCTTCCTTAAATTTTCAACTTTTGGAAAGTGCAAAATATCTGGAGAGTCTCCACTACCTGATCTGAGAAGAAGAGTTTAACAATTGTAAAAAAACAGAAGTAGCCaaggttaaatatttttaaagcaatcttgatagtgtaatttttaaaagtactttgaGTAATTTATAAAATGAGTTAGGAAAAAAATCAGAGTGTTCAGAGTCCTGCCAAGTTGCCATCTTGGCCTTTTCCAAACACATTAAACACCAACCTTGTTATTTTATACacctatttaaataaataaactatgctTATTCATTGACATTATACCTCTTGATTTTAATGTCAGTTGGGGTAAGAGCAGAAGggcagaggaagagggagaaaaagccACCATACCATACGTCCAAAGAGGTCTCCCACTTTGAACTCCCAAACAGGGGCCTGCAGTCGATAAACTTCCAAGACATCCTTGTCGCTCATCAGTGGGACGGGAAACCCAGTTGGGCAGAAAGTGTATCGGGCTTGACAGTAAGGATCTGTTTTAGGGCGGTAATCAAAACGCCTGCATTAAAATAAAGTCATTCATTATTTCAATGAAAAAGATGCAAAAATGTTTATGTGACACATTGATAGTTGCTTCTGGCTTACACTTCTTGGAGagtttttgtttatatatgttaCACAATTTCCCCATTCCCTGTAAAAAGCTTTGTCTCAGAAGCTTGCAATCCTTCATACattaaaatccctaaaatcataTGGTTTGCCTCTTAAAGATACCAGGACttccaatacatttttatttcaggAGACTATGCAGCTCTGCTGAAGCTCCTTCCACTCCACACAGAAGGGATAAAACAAGAACTGAAAgacaatgagttcaaattacaggaaaagagattccactttaaTATTAGGACTTTCTGACtataagagccgttcagcaatggaactttctgcttcagagtgtggtggaagctcctccctTGGAAGCTTGTAAATggactggagggccatctgttgggggtgctttgattgtgtttttcctgcaaagCAGGATgtttgactagatggcctatgtggtctctcaactctattattctattactcTAGGTGCCATGAAGGGCCCTTCCTTAACACCATTTAGCACACGGATACAGCCCTCTAGACCAAGTTAGCTTGTAGCTCCAACCAGGAGGATCAAAGTTGCAattaaacatctggagggccacctaTTTGCAATCCTTGAGCTAATACTTTTCTGAGTGGTCCAAATAGTAAGTCGGGTGAAAAAAAAAGTCCAGTTTGTGAGTTCCACATCCCTTTGTAACAAACCCCAGAGACCCAGCAAGTGGAGCGTGGCAAAGAGTTACTTTTTGGTTCatttgggctggatctacactgccatatatctcaggaGCCCCGGGTgggacaatgggttaaacccttgcaggactgaagactgacaggtcggaggttcgaatttggggagagcggggatgaactccctctgtaagctccagctccctatgcagtgacatggagaagcctcccacaaggatggtaaaacatcaaaacatcccggcgtccctgggcaacgtccttgcagatggccaattctctcacatcagaagtgacttgcagttgctcaagtccctcctgacacgaaaaaaaaatcccagattatttggcagtgaagACACATAGTCTAGTTGcaaacagataacctgggatacaGGTCAGTGCAGATCCAGGCTTGGTGAGCTCTGACCAAATGGGGCTTCTGGAGGCAAAGCCtagttggaaatgacaaccttcttcaagcctccactactcATATGTTTTCCTGCCTCACCTGTAGGGCACGGGCCACGTGGAGCAAGGAGGAGGGAAGATCACCACCGAGACCAGCAAGAGCCAAAGAGACGCCATCTTCCCTGGAAACGAAGGGCGACAGGCCAGGCGGAGAAGCAGAAAAGCGTCCTAGCGAGCTTCGCTTCCGGGCAATTCCCCTCGGAGTCAGCTGAGCGAGGCTGTCACATGACAAGCCGTCTGACAGATATAGTGCGCATGCGCCCTCCGGCCGACTCTCTTCACGCGCAGGCGCACTCCTTGCTCCGCCCTTATGTGGACTTCAGTTGCCAGAACCCCTTGCCATTGCCCGAGGCGGcgaaggctgctgggagttgaagtccaaaacaaccagaAAACGTTTGGGTTTGGGGATTCAGATTTGGTGATGGGAAACAGCgtgacaccacttttaacagcCTGtgggttgtagtttcacaaggtcttgggCCTTCTTGGCCAAGGGTGATAGTGCCCCAGGATCCGAGAGCACCGAGCCATGGCAAAGTggcgccaaactgcatttatgtgATACTAGTGCCCCCACTGGCATTCTTGGAAGtcctagagcaggtatgggccaacttgggccttgcaggtgttttggacttcaactcccaccattcctaacagcctcaggggaaggggcctgaggctgttaggaatggtgggagtcgaagtccaaaacacttgcaggagccaagttggcccatgtttgTCCTAGAGGAAAGCACATGCCGACCCTTTATGaataaatctggccaagaaaaactCCATGGAAGGTTTGCTCTAGGGCAGGTCTGGCTGGGCCaacttcacccctccaggtgtcttggactccaactcccataattcctaacaacttgccggctgttaggaactgcaggagttggagtccaaaacatatggaggtctgaagttggcccaggcctgttctagCGTCTCTATaagctggaaacaacttgaaagtgcCCAACAACAACTGTAACAACTATACATGGCCTGTCTTCCATTGCATGTGGAAGCCCTGATCTGGACTGAAACAAGTCAGGTATGAAAGGGGATTAAAATTTGTTATCccccatgttgttgtttttgtttattcgtttagtcacacccaactctttgtgacctcatggaccagcctacaccagagctccctgtcagctgtcaccacccccagctccaagatcaagccagtcacttcaaggatgccatccatccatcttgcccttggttggcccctcttcctttttcctcccattttccccagcatccttgtcttctctaagctttcctttcttctcatgatgtggccaaaatacttcaactttgcttCAAATattcttccctctaatgagcagtcgggctttatttcctgaagtatggactggttggctcttctggcagtccaaggcactctctgaattttccttcaacaccacagttcaaaaacatctctcttccttcgctcagccttccctatggtccagctctcccatccataggttattatggGGAATGCCatagctttaactatgtggatcttcgttgccaatgtgatatgtctactcttcactattttattgagattggacattactctcctcccaagaagtgtcttctgttttcctggctgcaatccgcgtctgcagtaatctttgcgcctaaaaatacaaagtctgtcacggcctccacattttctccctctatttcccagttgtcaatcattcttgttgccataatcttggtttttttaaatgtttagctgcaactcagcttttgcactttcttctttcaccttaattagaaggctcttcagctcctcctcacttttggtcatcaaagtggtatcatctgcatatctaaggttgttaatgtttcttccagcaattttaaccccagccttgcattcgtcaagccctgcacatcgcatgatgtgttctgcatacaagttaaaaaggttgggtgagagtatgcagccttgccgtacgcctttcccaatcttgaaccagtctgttgttccgtggtcagttcttactattgttccttggtccttgtacagattcctcaggagagagacaaggtggcttgggatgcccacgccactaagaacttgccaccataAAGGCCTGTAAAGTCTCAATGCTCTTTGGACTGGAAAGAAAGCTCTCATTGGCTGGGATGCTGGAAAAGAGGCCCCATTGAGAAGAGAAGACGGGCTCCACTAACCAGCGgaggagaaaataaaaacaacaaggatGTCTCCGTGTAAAGGAGCGCCTGATAGACTGGATGTCTTCTTCGTTTCATAAGGTCTTGGAATTGCCCCTggaatcggccagggagggggcgtggcctggtaTGCATTCTGGGCGGGGCCAGCAGGGGGCGCGCTGGA encodes:
- the CLN5 gene encoding bis(monoacylglycero)phosphate synthase CLN5 isoform X1, translated to MASLWLLLVSVVIFPPPCSTWPVPYRRFDYRPKTDPYCQARYTFCPTGFPVPLMSDKDVLEVYRLQAPVWEFKVGDLFGRMKIMHDAVGFRSTLTGKNYTMEWYELFQLGNCTFPHIRPDLFAPFWCNQGAACFYEGIDDAHWKENGTLVQVTTISGAVFNEMAKWVKYDNDTGIYYETWAVKESPDKNARVWFESYECSKFVLRTYQKLAELGAIFKKIQTNYTTVTLFSGQPTYLGNETTIFGPRGNKTVAVAIRNFYSPFKPFRSVKEFFVNLLRIVDEVVLDHQFYLFYNLEYWFLPMKYPYMRIAYEEIPLPNSNTTKFGM
- the CLN5 gene encoding bis(monoacylglycero)phosphate synthase CLN5 isoform X2, whose protein sequence is MSDKDVLEVYRLQAPVWEFKVGDLFGRMKIMHDAVGFRSTLTGKNYTMEWYELFQLGNCTFPHIRPDLFAPFWCNQGAACFYEGIDDAHWKENGTLVQVTTISGAVFNEMAKWVKYDNDTGIYYETWAVKESPDKNARVWFESYECSKFVLRTYQKLAELGAIFKKIQTNYTTVTLFSGQPTYLGNETTIFGPRGNKTVAVAIRNFYSPFKPFRSVKEFFVNLLRIVDEVVLDHQFYLFYNLEYWFLPMKYPYMRIAYEEIPLPNSNTTKFGM